tcggaattttacaattcttatgtccaaacgcccactttgTCTAACATTTTGAAGTGATGAAGTTTAGTTTAAAAAATTTACGTAATtcgttaaaagaaaaaaatttcgaAGCATTCATGCTGATATCATTCATTATCATGTAGAACTAGTCGATTATCTCCAACAAGTAATAAATATATGGCAGCAGAATGTCTTAATGTTTTACTGCTGCAAAAGAACAAACAGTAAAATTCTACTAATGGAATGGAAGGGTAGTGAGTAGATAGGCCTTGCTGCAaaagttataaaaataatttaggcAAAATTATTGCTGAACTTGAAAATAGAAAAGTAAGGTCTCTCTTAAGTTCTATCCACAGACTGTTCTCagaagaaaaaaaactaaaaaacgtCCCCCCTAATTAGTTGACTTCTAAAGCAACAAAGAgccatttatttatttaattataatgTAGACTTGGACTAAAACTTTGCATATCACAAGAGGAAATGAAAGGAGGCACCCCTTTTCCTATTACCTTCCAAATCATCTGTCCTCTCATGAGAATTTTCTAGAGAATTTTCTTATTTAAAGACAAAAAAATATTCCTTCTTAATTCCTCTGCATCGTCCAATTTGCCTTTCCAATGCCCGTTTATCTTTATTATGGCCTGGGTAAGGGGACCGCGCTGCTAGCTGTTTCGATTAGGATTGGATAGTACACGGAAATTTAACCGGATCTCCTGATATTAATGTAGGAATTCCTCACCGCATATTTCAAGTTTTCACTAACAGTGCCCAGTTGCGGTCAAATGGTAAAGCTGCTAAACAGCCTCTTTAGGCCCCTTATTCTTTGGAGCTCCAAATGTTTTTTAATAAGTGTATATgttattttgtttaaaaaaatatttaatgttTTAAATGAAAAAGTATAATTTTTCATAGTaaaaaagaaaagattgaaccATTGAGCATAAATTGAGAAAAAGAATAGCCTTTTGGGGAATCGGATTCGTTCTCTAGATCATAAATTgagaagcaacaacaacaatccagtaaaatcccactaatgggatctggggaggatagtgtgcacgcaaaccttacccctatcccgaaggaatagagaggctgtttccgaaagaccctcggttcgaaaaaacaaaaaaaaattaaaactttaaTACAATCCCAAAAAAGATCCTTGATAAAATTTTAACGAACAATAAAGTAAAAATCCTAAATTAGAAAGTATGTCTCAACAGAGATTAAATAGATTAGATGTATTAAttagaaatataaaaaattattagaatgaaaatattataaaaattattaataactctACATAAAAAAAATCTAGAAAAATGAATTTTAAACAGAATTAAATATGAAGTTCTTTTTTTTTGTCTAACAAAAAGCTTAAGGCATCTTATTCAAGTTTTGTCTTAGGCTACCATATTTATTGAACAGCCATCTGGGGAGGAAATATAACATTTAACataataaaaaaaactaaaatcatTCATTCAGACTAGACTATCACCTGTTTTAGAAGAGGAATCACTGGCGCTGTCCCGACTGCCCACTTGGCAGGCGGAGCCATAAGCTAGCCCAGCCCAACTCATGGCCAGTCTTCTTTGATGGCCGAGAGTATTATGTAAAAAGAATCGATGAGCATCTAATACAAAAGGAATTCATATCTTATATTCAAGTTTGACTTTAATTATCGTATTTGCAGTAAGATGGATTTGGTTCTTGTGGTTTACCTTAATAATGGGGTGTTGCggagttttttttttccttttggtgATTAAGATTTAACCATATCTTGTTCCTTGCAAAAAAGAGTCTTTGCTTGCTTTTGCAGTCTTGAAATTAATCAATAATGCTGAAGCTTATGATTACCTACCAATATCTGAACTGTTCTCCATAATTCTCAAAACATCCTAAAAGGAATGGCTCGAATGGGGATCCTTTTATGCCGTAAACATGGATAAATGATGATCTCACCTTTAGAAGTTACAAGGAACAGAATGTAGGGACTAATTGCCAAACCTTAGAGAAGCATCTAGGTTTATCTTaagaattaaattaaattatccaCAAAAGACGCTAAATGTGGTTCAAGATTCATTCTCCGACATTCACAATACTACACCAAATGATGGCTTTTGGAGTCATGACTATGTTTTAGATGATGCACTCCCATTCCCAAATGACTCCCCCTTTCATATTGAACAGTCCCTTCTTGGGCCCATACGTACACCCTTTTGTCACTGTCTCATTTGTTTTTTcacttttctttattctttatTATGAGTGCCATTTTGCTAAACTACGCTTTTCCTACTTAATTATAAACAGCCAGCAATTGCAAAGTGAAGTTCACTCATGATTCATTCCATCCTTTATTTGAACTGTTTAATATTTCTTCCTCTTCCCTGTAAGGAAAACAAAAATGGTACTTCTTCCATGTCCTCTGCCTTTCGAATCAAAGAAAGAATCATCAGATTCTGATCAATCTCACTCTAAACATCTTTCCTCAGATTCTTCATCATCACTATCTTCAAGGTCATTTTCTTCCCTCTACTCACAGCCAAGTCTGCTATCTGTTCCTTCTCTTTCTATATCATCTTGTCAATTTGAACATCTCTCCAACACCTACCACCACTGTGCAGCTACACTCACAGGCCATTCCTCCTACATATTCTGCTTATCTCTCGCTGGAAATTACCTCTACAGCGGCTCTTCTAATGGCGAAATCCTCGCTTGGGATAGAAATCCTTCAATACAGGACAATTATTCAACACAAAACATTGTTTCCCAAAGTTGCAGCGCAGTCAAATCCATAGTCATCTTGGGTGATAAACTCTTCAGCGCCCACCAAGATCATAGAATCCGAGTATGGAAAATTGACAATGGTACGCCTAATAAAAAATACAAGTGCATTGCCACCTTACCAACACTCAACGATCGTTGTATGAAGCTATTTTGGACAAGGAACTATGTACAAGTGCGTAGACACAAGAAATGCACATGGGTACGGTTAAATTGTGTGGCCATATTATCTAAAAGAGTAAAATATTAGAGATACTAATACTTATTTATGTCATGTCTCAATACGCCTTCCATGCCTgatcttgattcattttcatgGCCAAGCACATGAAAATACACATTTTGTTCTAATAGTAAAGTTTATTATGTCTCAACAGGTACATCATGTTGACACAGTATCAGCTTTAGCCTTATCCAAAGATGGCTCTTTGCTTTACTCTTCTTCATGGGACAGAACTTTTAAAGTATGGAGAACTTCAGATTTCAAATGCATAGAATCAGTATGGAATGCACACGATGATGCTATCAACTCCATAGTTTTATCCAATAATGGACATGTTTACACTGGGTCAGCAGACAAGAAAATCAAAGTATGgaagaaacaacaagacaagAACCATACCCTATTGGCTACTCTAGAGAAGCACAAATCAGCAGTGAATGCATTAGCTCTTAGTGAAGACGGTTCTGTTTTATACTCTGGTGCTTGTGATCGATCAATAGTTGTATGGGAAAAAGAGAGCAGTAGTGCTAGACAGATGGTGGTGTCAGGGGCATTAAGAGGACACAAAAAATCTATTTTGTGTTTGGCTGTGGTCTCTGATTTGGTATGCAGTGGATCAGCTGATAAAACTGTGAGAATATGGAAGAGAGGATTTGGAAAAAGCTATTCTTGTGTGGCAGTGTTTGAAGGGCACAGTGGTCCAGTTAAGTGCTTGACTGCAGCTTTAGATACTAGTGATAGTACTAGTACTAGTATAAAAGATGATTCTGGTTCTGGAAATTCTTACCTGCTTTATAGTGGTAGCTTGGATTGTTATGTTAAGGTTTGGAAATTTTGGGTTCCTAATTACCTCTAGAATTCATCTATGCATACCTTTTTACCTTAATCATAGTACGATATTGTAAATATAAAAGAGAACATATGacttaatttcttttctttttttggttgtTGGTTTTCTTACCCTTTTTGTTTGAGGGTTGGACAATGGAAATGGAGACAAGCTTTAGAAGTTCTCCATCCATTTTTATCTCAAGAGATTCACTTTATATGTTGTCATTGATCTCCTGAAATATTATCACTTTCCTATCCCTATTTCTTATGGTAAGCTATATTATTTACAGACTACGTGTGAGAGTAAAGAAATTCAACAATAGTTTGCCTATATTTTTGTGCTAAAAGTTATGAAAGTTAGACCTATATAGTTATATTCTTTTGAGTATGCAATTTGGAAACCAAGTTTTTCCTGAAGTCTTTAAAGACATGCGACGGGACAAATGACCTTTCCACATTAGAAGACTTTCCACATTAAAAACCTTTTCCAAACACGTGCAATTGGAGCTTGTAAATCGGAACAATTAAACTAAtatattattgtattttatttggCAAAATTCGGATGgtgattaaaaaataaaaaaatttgaaatttgtaATATATACCAGCCATAAATATATTTATGACTATATATATAAGAGCTTCTCCTCAATGATACATGAGAAAAGGCACGAAATCCCTTCCAAACTataatcatattttataactATACGCTTATTCTTCTCGGGATCCTACTACCGCCTTTAACTATTTTGAAGCTAAATATATACCCCGGAAAAGTCACACCCATACATGTGCAAGGGGATGATTTGCATGCACATGCCATGTAATATTACATGTTTTAAGCActttttattccttttttttccttttcctattcctttaaaattccttttttttctttttccttttttctgttCCTATCACTACTTATcactattttatttctttttacttttctttttcattCCTTTAATGGAGTTTCATTCAACCGGTAATGGAATTTTTTGCTGAGATTTTCATGACAAGGGAATATCTGGTAACGAAAAGGAGTCGGAGAAGTGATGGCGAGGGACGGAGGCACAAGTCACTTTACGGGTTCGATCGAACCCAGTAGTTTTTGCTCAAATAGTATATTTAGTGTTTTTAATTcataaaatatgtataaatattaaatttagaacttAGTCATTAA
This region of Nicotiana tomentosiformis chromosome 4, ASM39032v3, whole genome shotgun sequence genomic DNA includes:
- the LOC104111874 gene encoding protein JINGUBANG-like, which encodes MVLLPCPLPFESKKESSDSDQSHSKHLSSDSSSSLSSRSFSSLYSQPSLLSVPSLSISSCQFEHLSNTYHHCAATLTGHSSYIFCLSLAGNYLYSGSSNGEILAWDRNPSIQDNYSTQNIVSQSCSAVKSIVILGDKLFSAHQDHRIRVWKIDNGTPNKKYKCIATLPTLNDRCMKLFWTRNYVQVRRHKKCTWVHHVDTVSALALSKDGSLLYSSSWDRTFKVWRTSDFKCIESVWNAHDDAINSIVLSNNGHVYTGSADKKIKVWKKQQDKNHTLLATLEKHKSAVNALALSEDGSVLYSGACDRSIVVWEKESSSARQMVVSGALRGHKKSILCLAVVSDLVCSGSADKTVRIWKRGFGKSYSCVAVFEGHSGPVKCLTAALDTSDSTSTSIKDDSGSGNSYLLYSGSLDCYVKVWKFWVPNYL